Sequence from the Prionailurus bengalensis isolate Pbe53 chromosome A3, Fcat_Pben_1.1_paternal_pri, whole genome shotgun sequence genome:
ATTGTCCCATTTCCTAGGGAAACAAAATTTGCGAAAGGTACTGCCTGTGGACCCTGAGCCCAGCCCCTTCCTGGAGGGTGGCCCCGTGTGGCCCCTGCTCCTTCCCAGTGGACCCCTCCCAAAGCAGACCTGTGGGCAGGAGACAGCATCCCCTCTAGAATGCATTTGTCATGGGCTGTATCCTATGCTTAGAAAACTGGTTTTAATGTTTCGAGGGAGGGAAGATTTCCAGCCACCTGGAGGTCCCAAAGGGTCACTCACTGGAGTGTCAGGTGAGCACGAAGGGTGGGCCCCCAGAGATGGGGGTGGCACTGGGGGACGGTCCACCACGGTAGCCCTGGCACCCTACCTGGCCGTTCACACAAACCCTAGGGACACAAGTGGGTCGGTGTTCACTTCTGCGCACCCGGCGAAGGAGCCTACCTGCCTCCAAGACCCTGCTCTTGACCCAACTCACCAGGAAACCCAAGGCTGTTTTGGGGCCAGCTTTTATTGTACTTGTTGCCGCTGGGCAGCAGCAGTCACGCCTGCCGCaggatatatacatattcacatatgtacacacacacacacacacacacccactgcCCACACCTACAGCACAGACAACGCCAACCGTGCTCGTAAGGACAGTAAAAACGTAGCTTTCGCCAATTCCACAGGAGGGTTCACAAccaaagtaacaaaaacaaacagggcGGTCCTGTGTCACACGGGCTCACAGATCAGCGTGTTGAGAAAGGAATGAGGTCGCTCCTCCCACACCCTCACGTCCGTCCCTCTGGTGGGATCTGCGGAGAGCCGGGGGAGGCCGGGCAgggccccccgccacccccggtGGGAGCCCGCGGGCAGGCGCCCAGCCCACCTGCTGGTGGTGTCACCCCAGCGTCTCCCAGATGGCCAGCGGGCACTCCTCCGGCAGGAGCTCACCCGACGGCCCCCCTGCCGTCAGAACTCGTGGGAACAGGCCTTTCCTGGAGCAGGAGCCTCGTGGCCACACCTGGTGGTCAAGGGTGTGGAAACGCCACCTGCTCTAACCCCAGCACACTCTGGCTTCTTCTCCAGTGGGTCCCCATGGGTGCCAAACCGCGCTGACTGACCAGGGAACTAGGAAAGCTCACACGCTGAGCGGTCATATCTAAAGCagtttgaaaacagaacaaagccaaaggaagacaagagaaaggaaagaagaccaCATCACGGGGCAGGAACAGAACGCAAACACCAGCAGCCACCATCAGACGCCCCGCGAGTCTCCTGCGTGTTTCCTGCCATCCTGAAGCGGTCGCTGCTGCCAGGCCCCTGAGGGCATCTGGGCAAGCCCTGCGCTTTGTGGAACAGGACGGGCTCCAGCCCACACTGGCCCGGCGCTCTCTGGCCACACATGGCCTTGGCTCGaggggggtgggtgtgtgggggagggaagcaggggaggTAAGTGGAGGGGGGAAGCGGGCGGTGGGTGGGAAGGCACGGGGGTTGtagggagggaaaagagggagggggaggggagaaggggacggggggggggggcacgggaaaggaagcgggggtggggtgggggtgtcctAGAGCCAGGAGCTCTCACAGCTGCGCAGCAGGCAGACAGTCGCCCCCATGTGGCCAGTGAACAGGGTGCCCCTCCAGACTCAGCAAGTGCACAGCAGGGAAACACAGAACACTCCAGAAAAAGGGAACACGCCCAGGGCTGACAGTGAGcacagccggggggggggggggggcggggggggcaggggggggggctCTCATTCAGAATCGCCAAGTCAGGGCCAGGCGGGGAGAACCCCAGGCCCCTGGGCAATCGTCACCGTCCTCACTGCCACGATTCACTTCGACTACACACATTCTTCAAAGGACTGGTCGGACAAACTTCCTGCCCGGCCCCTCTTGcaacacccacccaccccggcCCCCAGGACAGTGTCCCGTCCTGTGGCTGGAGGACACTTGGCGAGGGGCTCCCCAGACGCATGCAGTGGCCCCAGGGTTTTTTTTGAGCACAGAGGTGCATGGTCCCCTGCAGGTCCCAGCAGCAGAGGGGGAGGCTTTCTACCTTAAGTCCAGGCTTTGAAGTTAGTTCTTGGCCATTCTGGGGGAAAAACAGCTCCCAAAGGTATTTCCAGAACGTCACAAAGGCCGACCACAGCCTGCCTCTCAGGCTCCATCTCGCTGCCGTGTTGGGACTGGCAGAGAACAGCTCTGTGGTCTTACCTCCTCCCTGGTCCCAGAGCCGGCAATGAATTTCTTAGCCTTTCACGAGGTCAGATTTTAGCGaatgatttctaatttaaaatcaCAGTGCATACTTTCTCTCTCGTTGGACGTCTTCACAATCATTTTAAtggacaaaaaaacaacaaaatgggatCACACACCTGCCCAGGGGCCTGGTGCTGGCTCCGCCCTCACACGGCTGCTCTCCGAGCGCGTCCGCATTCTGTCCTCACACTGCTATCCCTCCGGCCACTTCCTGGCCAACAACAAGAACCTGCTCTCCTCAAGGCCCCGGTGGCAGACAAGCGAGGGCTCCGCGGGCGCGAGGGGGTGGAGGCCGCGGGCGTCAGGAGCACGACCTGGTACGTCTGAGCCGGCGTCGTCCTCGTTCTTCATCTGCAAATCCAGGACGCACTCCGCAGCAGCCAAGCCCACGTGGGCCCCGTGGGTCTCCACCGGCCAGTGCAGGCCCAGCAGGGAGCCACAGCACATCCGGTGGCGCTGGGGGTGTGGGGCAACTCTCAACTCTGGGCCGGCACGGGCACATCGTAACCCACGTCTCCTCAGTCCCCGCGGCAGGGGCGTCACCCACGAGTTCCGGGGCACAGACAAGACTGACTTCCAGCTCCACAAAAGGTGCCGCTCAACACAGCGGTGAGAGGAGGATCCATCCCACAGTCCGGCTGCTGGCTCACCAGCCAAGGGCACCAGGCGCACCTTCGGTCCAGGTGCCGCCTCCTCTGGGAACCTGACGTCTCTAGCGCCGCCTGAACCATCAACGGCGGCCGAAGGGAACGGGcgaaggaaggagggcaggagctCTGGGAAGCGCAGAGAAGAGGGCTGTGCTCACCACTGTGCTTCCCAGAGCCGCTCGGCCCTGCTCCGCCAGCAACCTGGACCTGGACGGTCAGCCCCTCTGACAACAAACTGGCTCGCCACCACCACTTGTGGTTCTTCCAGGCCCAGAAAGGCCCACCAGGAGGCCCGGGCGGGCCTGAAGGAATGTGGAGGGTGACCCGAGGGGAGGGCAGGTGGCTGGAATGTGGCCGGGGCACGAGAGTGGGAGTGCGGAAGAACCACGTCCCGCAGCCTGGCCAGGGACCGCGTGCCACGGAGACCCGGGCCGCATCCGGGCAGAAAACGCGATCTTGGGGTTGGCAGAGCCTGCGACACGTTCCACGACAAACTCACCCAAAGGAAAACCCAGCCACGAGGCCAAGCCACCAAGGCAAACGGCCCCGCACAAACCCACAGCACGAACAGGCCACCAGCGCTGGGCGGAGGGAGGACGTGCCCAGCTCCTCCCAGGCAACAAACGCGTCCAGAGGCTCTGGCTGTGACCACACGGCTGGCGAGCCGGGACAGGGACTGGACCTCACAGCTGCTGCCGGCCAGAACCCGCCTCTGGCCGCCACCAACACAGGGGAAGGAGCCACCCTTCTGGCCCCAGCCTGCCCGGCTGGGAGACCCTACGCAGCAGCCACGGCCGGTGCGGCCACTCGTGAGCCCCGAGACTGCTTCGGCGTCTGGTTCACGCGGCCACACGGCGGCGCGCCcacaacacagacacacacggaaCGTGGCCCCAGACATGctattaaaaaaggagagaacagaagaggACCGTAGCTACACTGCTTTAAATACTGCATGCGACGCACTTCACGTGTTGGGGGGCGACGGGCGGGCGGGCACAGAGGTGGGAAGGGCCCCGGCGGGCTGGCGGCTGCCCCTCCTCCGTGGCcagggcagccccctccccatctctgcgGCTACAGTTCATGATTCTAAGGGTGAAGTGGCCGGGTGCTGGGCTATCCTCTATCACAGCGGCTCCGGAACTTAGTTGAACCCGTCGGTGTGGTAGCTGGGGTGGGAGTCGGCCGTGAGCTGGGTGGTCTCTGTGGCGGACGCTGGCTGTATGACAATCGGCGTGTCTGCGGCCTCTGAAAAGCAAGCACGTGCGTGTTCATCGTGTGAGGGCGGAGCCTCGCCACCGGGCCTCCCGAGTGCACGTGTGACCCCCAACGACACCGTCCTCGTGACAAAGCTCCGTCGCCTGGCCGCTCCACCAGGGTCACAGGTCGGAGGGGAGAGGCTACCTGCGCACCTCCACCCAACGCAACCTTCCTCCGTCGCCTCAGGTCACCGCCAGCCCTCGGTCCCTCCCCACCTGCTGGGTCCCGTGGAACTTCGGCCGCTTCAGATCGCGGGTGGGGACAGCCCTCTGCGTCTGCTTTTACCTCAAGTGTCCACGTTCACACCTCAACAGTCCCAGCGACCACCACAAACACTGCGGCACCGTGTCAGTGCCCTCCTGTTTGACAAGACAGGTCGACACGGCTcagggcccggcccggcccggcccgccccgCTCAGCGGCCCTCGGCGGGCACTCACCCCGCTCGTCCGACTGCAGCTGTGCCTCCAGGTCCTCGGGGGACACGTAGAAGCCGGCGTCCTCGCCCGCGGGCGCCCTGGGCTTGCACCTCCCGCAGCAGCAGTTGAAgcagcagcagaggcagcagcagcagtagcagcaggTGAGGAGGCCGCACACGACAAACAGCGCCTGCGCGGGTGGACGACAGGGGCGCTGGCCACGCGGCCTCCGGGACCCCCGCCCCGCGGCCAGCCCGAGGCCGCTCCGGGGGCGTGTCGGGCCCAGACGCCCTCCGCGGCCCTTCAGGGCCCGAGGAGCAGGGACACCGAGAGACGGAGCTCTGTAAGCTTCTGGAAAGGGGGCCCACAGGGAGGGGCTACGGGGCTGACTGGCCAGCACCACGGCGCCTGGTGGCCGGGGCCGTCACACCCTCGGGCCTTCATGGGACACGGGTTGTGAGTCAAGTGAGGAAAAGGACAAGTGTTCAAAACAGAACCACCGGACAAAATGTCAAACGTTTCTCAAGTCAGATTTCAAACACGTCCTCCCCCACGACGACAAAAACATCCGTCCAAAACGCGCTGGAAAAGCTCCCTTGCGAAGCCTGTCTCTGTAGGAACTTACTCGTCAGAGGACGTCCGCTCGGTGTCGGGCTCGCTCGGTGCGCTCTCGGCCCGTTGCACACAGGCAAGCGAGCCGGCCGCGTCCACACGGGACGGGGAGAAAGGCTGCCCCACACCCGGGAACCGGGGCCCCTGAGCAGAGCCCCTGGACCGAACGGTCTGACTGTGTGCGCCcggaccccccgccccccgcccattCCGCTCACCTTGGCCCACCAGCTGGAGAGCACAAAGTAGGTGTTCACGTTCTCCTCTCCAAACTGCTCGGCCACGTAGAGCCCCAGCGACCCGTACTTGTCGTAGATGTTTCTTTTTGTGGCGTCCGTCAGGATGGCGTGGGCGTTGTTGATCTCCTTGAACTTGTCTGCCGCCTCCGGGTTATCGGGGTTCTTGTCAGGGTGGTATTTCAAGGCAAGTTttctgcaaatcaaaaccatttcTTTGTCCCTTATTTCACACACACCCATCACAGGGCCCCGTGGAGGACACATTCATGCATCACCGCGGCACTTTCCACCTCTCCAGAGTTCCAGACTGTCAGATCCGGAGAAATCTCTGCAAACTGCCCGGCCCTGACCCTGACCCGGCCCCAGAGAAGAGGGTCCTGGGGTGAGGCTAACCCTGGGGGAGTGGCCGCAGGCACAGCCTgcaaggggggcgggggagggagggctctTCCAACAGCTCCAAGGCAAACCCACTGCCGACCTCTAGTGTCCCAGCAGGCTAACTGCTCAGCTGCCCCACGAAGTGACTGCAAGCGAGGCGAGCACAACGTGGGCCTGCTTTCCGTGCTCACGAATCACACACGTGAGGAACACAAGAGACAACTAGCTGAGGGTGCGGACTCGTGGGGGGTTTGCCTCCTATGGCCTACTCCGTGCAGCTGTGCGTAAGTTCCACTGGGAGGGGACTACTGTCACTGCGCGGAGAAGAGCAAATCATTGAGCATTCTAAAGCCCCGGCTACGGAGCAGGCTCAGACCTGCTTCCCTCTGGACCTGGCTGCTCCAGGGCAGACCGTCTGTATCACCCACAAAGTGTTATTTTGTCGTTGCCGAGAAAATATCAGTTGAGAGCTGTAGGCTACAAGGTGTGGTGGAACCATCGCCAGCTTGACACGGGGTCAGCTCAGCCAGGGACAAACACTGGTTTCGGTAAATGCAAGTCAAACCCCACGAGGTACGAGGCCCTCCCCGCGTGTGGCCTCTCACCGATAGGACTTTTTAATGTCGTCTGAGGTTGCATTCTTGTCCAGCCCCAGAACATGGTAGAGTGATTCCCCAGAGGTAGAGAGTGAGCGCTGTCTCTGGTCTGCCATGGTAGGCTAACCTATAAGAAAAATGCGAAGAAAACATCAAGAAGTATAGGATTTCCAAGCACACTGCCGACACACTCTATTCCAGATGACTGTTCTAAGCGAAACATCATGACACCGCTAGTGGGGGCCAGGAGGTCCACAGACACAACACATCCACCTATGACATAAAGGGGTGTGGGGAGTGGGGCCAGAGGCAAAGTTAAAGTTGGTGATTGTGCCTGTGAAGGCGAGAACACGGCCACACCACAGAGACTGTGCACAATCACATGTGTTTATTGTAATCTCCAGAGCAACCTctaataaagaaatgcaaagtatAGCTATAAAGgctaaaagaaaaagggaaatggggcaactgggcggctcagttaagcgtccgacttcggctcaggtcatgatctcgcattttgtggttcgagccccgcgatgggctctgtgctgacagctcggagccgctctggagcctgcctcggattctgtgtctcctcctctctctgcccctcccctgctcatgctctgtctctctctctctcaataacaaataaacattaaaaaaaaaaaaaaaaaaggaaaaggaaaatgaactcTTTAGACTAAGAACTCCAATAAAAAGAAGAGACTgtctcgaggcacctgggtggctcagtcgcttaaatgtccaactttggctcaggtcatgatctcatggttcacgggttcaagccccatgagctgtccccacagagcctggagtctgcttcggattctgtctccctttctgcccctcccctactcccactctgtctgtctctctcagaaatgaatacaccttttaaaaaattaaagaaaaaaaaaagattgtctcaatccctatcaaaataacaccagcattcttcacaaacctagaacaaacaatcctaaaatttgtatggaaccagaaaagtctccgaacagccaaagcaatcctgaaaaagaaaaccaaagctggaggtatcacaatccccgACTTGAAgatgtgttacaaagctgtaatcaacaaCACGGTATGGtagtggcataaaaacagacattcagatcaatggaacagaacagagaacccagaaatggacccacaaacgtatggtcaactgatctttgacaaagcaggaaagaatatcccatggaataaagacaagtctcttcagcaagtggtgctgggaaaactggacagtgacatgcagaagaatgaacctggaccgcttcCTTACAcgagacacaaaaataaactcaaagtggatgaaggacctaaatgtaagacaggaagccatcaaaaccctagaggagaaaagaggcaaaaacctctttgaccttggtcgcagcaacttcttactcaacacgtctccgaggcaagggaaacaaaagcaaaaatgaactactgggacctcatcaagataaaaagcttctgcacagcaaaggaaacaatcagcaaaactaaatggcaaccgacagaatgggagatttttgcaaacgacatatcagataaagggttagtatctaaaatctataaagaacgtatcaaactcaacacccaaaacacaaataatccagtgaagaaaggggcaaaagacatgaatagacacttctccaaagaagacatccagacggccgacacatgaaaaaatgctcaatcactcatcatccaggaaatacaaatcaaaaccacactgagataccccctcacactggtcagaatggttaacattaacaactcagacaacaacagatgttggtgaggatgtagataaagaggaaccctcttgcactgctggtgggaatgcaaactgatgcagccattctggaaaacagtgtgtaggttcctcaaaaaattaaaaacaggggcgcctgggtggcgcagtcggttaagcgtccgacttcagccaggtcacgatctcgcggtccgggagttcgagccccgcgtcgggctctgggctgatggctcagagcctggagcctgtttctgattctgtgtctccctctctctctgcccctcccccgttcatgctctgtctctctctgtcccaaaaataaataaacattgaaaaagaaattaaaaaaaaaaaaattaaaaacagaacgaccctacgacccagcaactgcactactagatatttatctaagggatacagctATGcttgttttgaaggggcacaagcaccccaatgtttatagcagcactattgacaatagccaaagtatggaaatagcctaaatgtccactgactgatgaatggataaagaaaatgtggtatatacatacagtgggatattactcagagatcaaaaagaatgaaatcttgccgtttgcaacaacgtggatggaactagagtatattatgctaataagcaaaattagagaagacaaatatcatatgacttcactcaagtagaatttggaatttaagaaacacaacagatgaacacaagggaaggaaaaataatataaaaacagggagggaaaaaaaccgta
This genomic interval carries:
- the DNAJC5 gene encoding dnaJ homolog subfamily C member 5 codes for the protein MADQRQRSLSTSGESLYHVLGLDKNATSDDIKKSYRKLALKYHPDKNPDNPEAADKFKEINNAHAILTDATKRNIYDKYGSLGLYVAEQFGEENVNTYFVLSSWWAKALFVVCGLLTCCYCCCCLCCCFNCCCGRCKPRAPAGEDAGFYVSPEDLEAQLQSDEREAADTPIVIQPASATETTQLTADSHPSYHTDGFN